In Gemmatimonadaceae bacterium, the DNA window CGCGGTGATCAAGATCGATGCGCACAATCTGCCGACCGTCCCTCTCGGAAACGACGAGACGACTCGCGTCGGCGACTGGGTGCTCGCGATCGGCAATCCGCTCGGCCTCGACTTCACCGTCACGCAGGGCATCATCAGCGCAAAGGGCCGGGGTGGGCTCGCCGGGCTCTATGGCAGCCCGTACGCAGTAGTCGACAATCTTCAGACGGATGCGCCGATCAATCCCGGAAACTCGGGTGGACCGCTCGTCAACATCCACGGCGAGGTCGTTGGCATGAACTCGGCAATCGCCAGCCCAACCGGCAGCTACGCTGGCTACGGCTTCGCGATTCCGGTGACGCTTGCAAAGGACGTCATGAACCAGATCGTCCAGTACGGTCACGTTCGTCGCGGCGTCCTTGGCCTCGAGCTTCGGGAAGTGACGCAGAAGGACGCGCAAACGGACAAGCTCGTGCAGGGTGGCGTGGCACAGATCCGTGGTGCGCTGGTCGCCGAGTTCCCGCAGGACGGCGCCAGCCCGGCCAAGTCTGCCGGCATCGAGAAGGGCGACATCATCGTCAACGCGGACGGTCATGACATCGACCATGTCGCGTCCCTTCAGCGCGTGATTCGCTCCGAGCGCCCCGGCGACGTCGTCTCACTCACGCTCGTTCGACAGGGCGCCGAGAAGACGGTGCACGTGAAGCTCGCGGAAGCACCGAGCGAGGAGACGCCGAAGCTGGCGACTCGATAAAGCTCCGGTGTCACCCTGAGCGAAACGAAGGATCTGCTTTCAGAACCTTGAAAGCAGATCCTTCGTCGCTTTCGCTCCTCAGCATGACGAGCTAGCGCCTCAGTCGGAGAACGGTTCGCGTGCTCGTCTGTCCCACCCGATCCACGGCCGATACAGCCACGAGATCCGGATCCGCGCTGTCGGGCAGAACAAATTCGCGCGTCGCCACGGGCAGGATCGTCGTCTTCCAGTGCTCGTCCGCGTCCCGCATCTGGACGACCCAGAGCGATACCGCGGCGCTATCGCCGGCGGTGATCTTCAGCGTTAGGCGGTCGCCGTCGCTCGCGTTGACGATCTCGGCGCCAGGCGGCGCCGGCGGCTTGCCGCCGAGCCAGGGCATTTCGGGAACGAGGGCCGGGTCGCGGTAGCTATCCGATTCCAACCGGTCTCCTAACGAGCCGGAGAGTGGACCGGCGTTGGCGACGAGCGAGCCGAGTCGGAAGTGAATGTGTCCATTGGAATCGATCGATCCTTCGCGGGCATCGCGAAGGATCGTGATCTGTCGCGGAATCTCGTCGATCGGCCACGGCGGCTGACCGACGGCGCCGGCGGTGTAGAGACCCATCCAGATGTGCCGCCCCATCGGATTCTGCGTGCGCCACCAGGCGTCGAGCGCGCGAAAGCG includes these proteins:
- a CDS encoding trypsin-like peptidase domain-containing protein translates to MSVLPSGGRTRALALSIGSAAIVASGVMTVLHAQSSRQASTNAHAGAVNATVIAPLVETQNAFAAVAQQVTPAVVSIHIEGKVPASQRMQQMPDFPDLRQFGFPDMGAPFGGRGQRGQGGVQDNVIHASGSGFIVSPDGTILTNNHVVADANKVTVILSDRREFDAKVIGRDPTTDVAVIKIDAHNLPTVPLGNDETTRVGDWVLAIGNPLGLDFTVTQGIISAKGRGGLAGLYGSPYAVVDNLQTDAPINPGNSGGPLVNIHGEVVGMNSAIASPTGSYAGYGFAIPVTLAKDVMNQIVQYGHVRRGVLGLELREVTQKDAQTDKLVQGGVAQIRGALVAEFPQDGASPAKSAGIEKGDIIVNADGHDIDHVASLQRVIRSERPGDVVSLTLVRQGAEKTVHVKLAEAPSEETPKLATR